A genomic segment from Verrucomicrobiia bacterium encodes:
- a CDS encoding type IV toxin-antitoxin system AbiEi family antitoxin domain-containing protein, producing MKAMTKTEAALKLVEQIGVVRPKDLAGHGIAPVYLRRLLDQGRLVQSARGVYRLPNRKPSVHHDLATVSKLIPNGIICLISALNFHGLLPEAPDLVWVAVDRKARRPTIEGLPLRVVRFPDVSLKTGLDRHVIEGVSVPITNPVKTVVDCVKYRSKIGLDVALDALRECLRRRKCPVDDILKYAKVCRVESVIRRYLEALA from the coding sequence ATGAAGGCGATGACCAAAACCGAAGCAGCTTTGAAGCTCGTAGAGCAGATCGGGGTCGTGCGGCCCAAAGACCTCGCTGGGCACGGGATTGCCCCGGTTTACCTGCGCCGCCTTCTCGATCAAGGTCGGCTCGTCCAGTCGGCACGGGGTGTTTACCGGCTCCCCAATCGCAAACCCAGCGTTCACCACGACCTGGCCACGGTTTCCAAGTTGATCCCGAACGGCATCATCTGCCTGATCTCGGCGCTGAATTTTCATGGGTTGCTGCCCGAAGCGCCCGACCTCGTCTGGGTAGCAGTTGACAGGAAAGCCCGGCGACCGACCATCGAAGGTCTGCCGCTTCGTGTAGTCCGATTCCCGGATGTTTCACTCAAAACAGGTTTGGATCGGCATGTGATCGAGGGCGTCAGCGTTCCGATCACCAACCCCGTCAAAACGGTCGTCGATTGCGTTAAGTATCGCAGCAAGATCGGCCTGGACGTGGCCCTGGATGCGCTGCGCGAATGCTTGCGGCGGCGGAAATGCCCAGTCGATGACATTCTGAAATACGCCAAAGTGTGCCGAGTCGAGAGCGTCATCCGGCGCTACCTGGAGGCCCTTGCATGA
- the amrA gene encoding AmmeMemoRadiSam system protein A, whose protein sequence is MRLPTLTPAEQRLLLTVAKASIESGLRHGRPLAVEPRAYPPPLREPWAVFVTLHHENHLRGCIGTLEPSHPLVAATARFAWHAAFHDTRFAPLEEKELPGLHLHLSILSPPVPLPCQAEAELLAQLEPGVDGLLIEDGFAHATFLPSVWETLPDKHDFLRQLKRKAGLSPDHWSNTFRASRYRALSFGADAAGLDTRTLPTAPA, encoded by the coding sequence GTGCGCCTGCCCACACTCACCCCGGCCGAGCAACGCCTGCTGCTCACCGTGGCCAAGGCCTCCATCGAATCCGGCCTTCGGCACGGCCGCCCCCTCGCCGTCGAACCCCGCGCCTATCCCCCGCCCTTGCGCGAACCGTGGGCCGTCTTTGTCACCTTGCACCATGAAAACCATCTGCGCGGCTGCATCGGCACCCTCGAACCCTCCCATCCCCTGGTCGCCGCCACCGCCCGCTTTGCCTGGCATGCCGCCTTTCACGACACCCGCTTTGCCCCGCTCGAAGAAAAAGAACTGCCCGGCCTCCACCTCCACCTCTCCATCCTCAGCCCCCCCGTGCCGTTGCCCTGCCAGGCCGAAGCCGAACTGCTCGCCCAGCTCGAACCGGGCGTGGACGGCCTCCTCATCGAAGACGGCTTTGCCCATGCCACCTTCCTCCCCTCCGTTTGGGAAACCCTCCCTGACAAACACGACTTCCTCCGCCAGCTCAAACGCAAAGCCGGCCTGAGCCCCGACCACTGGAGCAACACCTTCCGCGCCAGCCGCTACCGCGCCCTCAGCTTCGGCGCCGACGCCGCCGGGCTGGACACCCGCACCCTCCCCACCGCCCCCGCCTGA
- a CDS encoding ATP-dependent helicase — MPITPAQRQAADQKQWTAAQDTAPQVRLVAGPGTGKTGTIEKRVANLLNHGVAPETVFVISFTRATCAELRLRIVKFCSTQPCAALAEKVRVSTMHSLALSILRRANLLNSYPGNPMLLDEWEQRIVYDQELAFVLGCSPSRAGEIRLAHDAQWQTLNPQSIAQAKITPAEIQGFISFHASRTNLYSCVLPGEVIFKCVDALRQGSLQVTSLPTISHLIVDEYQDLNSCDQEFIRLLCQGQTVLFIAGDDDQSIYSFRHANPDGIVTFDSTYPNSKTHVLTDCFRCTPAILSAADRLIQRNPARIAKTMVPLYANASPPVQGRVHVWQLPSPQQEAQFIALSCRELINAGMANREDEILVLICNRKLQLDLITKALRDNKVPFEPPKALSFVDEHEAIRAVYSVLRILRDQKSGEEDYPAYRDLLGLLSGVGQKTAKDIGDACITNNQNFREMFYLAAPPAWLASRGATAVNRVIQVCSAISGWAMDDSVSAHAKDIEAILAAQVFSSGAKATTHVGVWTTLAGGLPGDMTLDELCLFLGAGNESEQEAILKAVAERVAGSSPTPTPTPTPKKVRILTMHGAKGLSGSVVFIPAAEQGIIPNFKALKATGLLIEQRRLFYVSATRTKACCIITHNGTRTGFQAQAVANKPVLRLGRSQFLNEMSVPTVKRSGPLTASEAQSIVAEINNL; from the coding sequence ATGCCCATAACCCCAGCACAAAGACAAGCGGCAGACCAAAAGCAGTGGACGGCGGCTCAGGACACGGCCCCGCAGGTGCGGTTGGTTGCGGGGCCGGGCACGGGGAAGACAGGCACCATCGAAAAGCGAGTTGCGAACCTCTTGAACCACGGCGTCGCCCCCGAAACTGTTTTTGTGATCTCCTTCACAAGAGCGACCTGTGCCGAACTCAGACTGCGGATCGTGAAGTTTTGCTCGACCCAGCCCTGCGCGGCTCTGGCGGAGAAAGTGAGGGTGTCCACGATGCATTCCCTGGCTCTGTCAATCCTTCGGCGGGCCAACCTACTCAACAGCTACCCCGGCAATCCCATGCTGTTGGACGAATGGGAACAGAGAATCGTTTACGATCAGGAGTTGGCATTTGTGCTCGGTTGTTCGCCAAGCAGGGCTGGCGAAATCCGGCTGGCCCATGACGCGCAATGGCAAACACTCAATCCGCAGTCTATTGCGCAGGCAAAGATCACTCCTGCGGAAATCCAAGGCTTCATCAGCTTCCACGCTTCGCGGACGAATCTCTATAGCTGCGTGCTCCCAGGTGAAGTCATTTTCAAATGCGTGGATGCGCTTAGGCAAGGCTCACTCCAAGTGACCTCGTTGCCCACGATCAGCCATTTGATCGTTGACGAATACCAAGACCTGAACTCCTGCGACCAGGAGTTCATCCGGCTACTTTGCCAGGGGCAAACAGTCCTTTTCATCGCTGGTGATGACGACCAGAGCATTTACTCCTTCCGCCACGCCAACCCCGATGGGATCGTGACGTTCGATAGCACGTATCCAAACTCCAAGACCCATGTGCTCACGGATTGTTTTCGCTGCACCCCTGCGATTCTCTCTGCGGCGGATCGGCTCATTCAGCGCAACCCGGCCAGAATCGCAAAAACGATGGTGCCCCTCTACGCGAACGCTTCACCACCTGTGCAAGGTCGTGTTCACGTGTGGCAACTCCCGTCACCCCAGCAGGAGGCGCAGTTCATCGCGCTGAGCTGCCGCGAGCTCATCAATGCGGGTATGGCGAACCGCGAGGATGAAATCCTGGTGCTGATCTGCAACCGCAAGCTCCAACTCGACCTCATCACCAAGGCGCTCAGGGACAACAAAGTGCCCTTTGAACCTCCCAAGGCGCTGAGCTTTGTTGACGAACACGAGGCTATCAGAGCCGTCTATTCCGTCCTCCGAATCCTCCGTGACCAAAAGTCCGGGGAGGAGGACTACCCCGCCTACCGCGACCTGCTGGGTCTATTGTCGGGGGTTGGCCAGAAGACCGCGAAGGACATCGGCGATGCGTGCATCACCAATAATCAAAACTTCCGCGAAATGTTCTATCTGGCCGCGCCTCCAGCTTGGCTTGCGAGCCGTGGGGCAACTGCCGTCAATCGTGTTATCCAGGTGTGCTCAGCCATCAGTGGGTGGGCAATGGACGATTCGGTCTCGGCCCACGCCAAGGACATCGAGGCGATCCTGGCAGCCCAGGTATTCAGCTCTGGAGCAAAAGCCACAACGCATGTGGGGGTGTGGACAACCCTGGCAGGAGGTCTTCCGGGTGACATGACGCTCGATGAACTGTGTCTGTTTCTCGGAGCCGGTAACGAATCAGAGCAGGAAGCCATCTTGAAGGCGGTTGCCGAGCGCGTGGCAGGCAGTAGTCCGACTCCCACTCCAACGCCCACGCCAAAGAAAGTCCGCATTCTAACGATGCACGGTGCGAAGGGGCTGAGCGGGAGCGTGGTCTTTATTCCAGCCGCTGAGCAAGGAATCATTCCAAATTTCAAGGCCCTTAAAGCCACCGGGCTGCTGATCGAGCAGCGTCGGCTCTTTTACGTGTCGGCAACGCGCACGAAGGCGTGCTGCATCATCACGCACAACGGCACCCGGACGGGATTTCAGGCTCAGGCCGTCGCCAATAAGCCCGTTCTCAGGTTGGGCCGCTCTCAATTCTTAAATGAAATGTCTGTGCCAACGGTTAAGAGGTCTGGCCCCCTCACGGCCTCCGAGGCTCAGTCAATCGTAGCCGAGATCAATAATCTATGA
- a CDS encoding helicase-related protein: MTELPIGKQISLPGHFDVPVILEAARPLGKGFECRVRLPDGSLDEAVITAEEAAALAGAAAPVEAKAATVNAEQLRLLVESARIRLAYAHDKHFAVSLSGIRTLPHQIEAVYIKMLPQPRLRFLLADDPGAGKTIMAGLLIKEMKLREAIERILILCPSPLTIQWQDEMLRWFGESFDIIFSAVDQQQLTNPWQRSSQVVASLDYAKQDEVRERVWQQHWDLVIIDEAHKCSAYTKRSSSRGDEAEKTKRYQLAEKLTAEADHVVLLTATPHHGDDDRFAHFVRLLDPDLFPEPHRLADKAGEIRRDILRLGPDCPWALRRLKEDLKDLDGRRLFPDRHAHTITFRLNRDEYDLYKAVTAYINDFLPQATGKKKQSVALARTVLQRRLASSTMAIYESIRRRLQKQQELLEELENLPPAQRAKRLAQLQGRLTDAEQDEDDLDDAERDLLVDEFTSAVELDQLRSEIAALQELLSRARRVKELAADSKLTALHECLKRAEFGELADGRGKLLIFTEHRDTLNHLCEHLKKWGYTTCEIHGGMNPHERKRAQEDFRTSRQVCVATEAAGEGINLQFCRLMVNYDLPWNPTRLEQRLGRIHRIGQERDVHAFNFVASESEEGQPVIEGRILQRLLEKMEQMRAVLADRIFDVVGEVLSLNDVNLPEILREAAHDPRRLEEYLDQIEKVDPQKLLQYEKATGIALARANVDFSGFQKANVEAEERRLMPRYVEDQFVKSCKEVGLKIEPRADGLWRIEHVLADLRSDRLAAVRRLGKPDTTYRKITFHKDHLDLDQHVDAVLLGPGHPLYAVVDEKLNEKLAGLAGGTAVYVDATAPVPYCLHFFEITVRGQNTKGDSLNLYGEVVAVREDFTGEAADRFAVVPADCLLDLPAHPKPPVTVTPVDPGAAMDFIKSTYQSERRQLCQEERLHFVQVCRDYLQKSFDARIRAAQDRVMTLRQREQLGSTEVAIARQRAENDLADLKRTRQERMAGLERLAIARTGPVRHIATALVVPATETGAPADFTDELEPELNRKSELAAEDVVVAFEQSRGWECERVGHLKIGFDIRSHGPADPQTGYRDPVKGIRRIEVKGRRKGATIRLTVNEWYRALQLGDSYWLYVVWNPLNNPDPTPLCIQNPAKHLDHAKKEVVAARYFDIPADAIEQAAKKCN; this comes from the coding sequence ATGACCGAGTTGCCCATCGGAAAACAAATCAGCCTGCCGGGTCACTTCGATGTTCCGGTGATCCTGGAGGCGGCGCGTCCTCTGGGCAAAGGATTCGAGTGCCGCGTGCGGCTACCTGATGGTTCCCTGGACGAGGCCGTCATCACCGCCGAGGAAGCCGCTGCGCTGGCCGGGGCAGCCGCGCCGGTCGAGGCCAAGGCGGCGACCGTCAATGCCGAGCAGTTGCGCCTGCTGGTCGAATCCGCCCGCATCCGGCTCGCCTACGCCCACGACAAACATTTCGCCGTCAGCCTGTCCGGCATCCGCACGCTACCGCACCAGATCGAAGCTGTTTACATTAAAATGCTGCCGCAGCCCCGGCTGCGGTTCCTGCTCGCAGATGATCCCGGCGCGGGCAAGACGATCATGGCCGGGCTGCTCATCAAGGAGATGAAGCTCCGGGAGGCCATTGAGCGCATCCTCATCCTGTGTCCGTCGCCGCTGACCATCCAGTGGCAGGACGAAATGCTCCGGTGGTTCGGTGAGTCGTTCGACATCATCTTCTCCGCCGTTGACCAGCAGCAGCTCACCAATCCGTGGCAACGGTCGTCGCAGGTGGTCGCCTCGCTGGACTACGCCAAACAAGACGAAGTTCGGGAGCGGGTCTGGCAGCAGCACTGGGATTTGGTCATCATTGATGAGGCGCACAAGTGCTCGGCCTACACGAAGCGGTCGTCCTCGCGGGGTGACGAAGCCGAAAAAACCAAACGCTACCAGCTCGCGGAGAAGCTGACCGCCGAGGCCGACCACGTTGTGCTCCTGACCGCCACGCCGCACCACGGCGACGATGATCGCTTCGCCCACTTCGTCCGGCTGCTTGATCCCGATCTGTTCCCGGAACCCCACCGGCTTGCGGACAAGGCCGGTGAAATCCGCCGCGACATCCTTCGACTGGGGCCGGACTGCCCGTGGGCATTGCGGCGGTTAAAAGAAGACCTGAAAGACCTCGACGGCCGCCGCCTGTTCCCCGACCGCCACGCGCACACGATTACGTTCCGGTTGAACCGCGACGAATACGACCTCTACAAAGCGGTTACCGCCTACATCAACGACTTCCTGCCCCAAGCCACGGGCAAGAAGAAGCAGAGCGTGGCGCTCGCCCGGACAGTGCTCCAACGGCGGCTGGCCAGCTCGACGATGGCGATCTACGAGTCCATCCGCCGCCGCCTCCAGAAGCAGCAGGAGTTACTCGAAGAACTCGAAAACCTGCCCCCGGCTCAACGCGCCAAGCGCCTGGCCCAGCTCCAGGGGCGTTTGACAGACGCCGAGCAGGACGAAGACGACCTGGACGATGCCGAGCGCGATCTCCTCGTGGACGAGTTTACATCCGCCGTGGAACTCGACCAGCTACGGAGCGAGATCGCCGCCCTACAGGAACTCCTGTCCCGTGCCCGGCGCGTGAAAGAGCTGGCGGCGGACTCCAAGCTGACCGCCCTCCACGAGTGCCTGAAACGAGCGGAGTTCGGCGAGCTGGCCGATGGCCGGGGCAAGCTGCTGATCTTCACCGAGCACCGGGACACACTGAACCACCTGTGCGAGCATTTGAAAAAGTGGGGCTACACCACCTGTGAAATCCACGGCGGCATGAACCCCCACGAGCGTAAACGCGCCCAGGAAGACTTCCGCACGTCGCGCCAGGTCTGCGTCGCAACCGAGGCCGCTGGCGAAGGCATCAACTTGCAGTTCTGCCGGCTGATGGTGAACTACGACCTGCCCTGGAATCCGACGCGGTTGGAGCAGCGCCTGGGCCGCATCCATCGCATCGGCCAGGAGCGCGATGTCCACGCTTTCAACTTCGTGGCCTCGGAGTCCGAGGAAGGCCAGCCGGTGATCGAGGGTCGCATTCTGCAACGCCTGCTGGAGAAAATGGAGCAGATGCGAGCAGTGCTGGCCGACCGCATCTTCGATGTGGTAGGCGAAGTTCTGTCGCTCAATGATGTCAACCTGCCGGAAATCCTGCGCGAAGCGGCTCACGATCCGCGCCGACTGGAGGAATACCTGGACCAGATCGAGAAGGTCGATCCGCAGAAACTGCTCCAATACGAGAAGGCCACGGGCATCGCCCTGGCTCGCGCCAACGTGGATTTCTCCGGCTTCCAGAAGGCCAACGTCGAGGCCGAGGAGCGCCGGTTGATGCCGCGCTACGTCGAGGATCAATTCGTGAAGTCCTGCAAGGAAGTCGGCCTCAAAATCGAGCCACGGGCTGATGGCCTCTGGCGGATCGAGCACGTCCTGGCCGATCTCCGCTCCGACCGCCTGGCAGCCGTTCGACGGTTGGGGAAGCCCGATACCACCTACCGGAAGATCACGTTCCACAAGGATCATCTCGACCTCGACCAGCATGTGGATGCCGTCCTGCTCGGCCCCGGCCATCCGCTCTACGCGGTCGTGGACGAAAAACTAAACGAAAAGCTGGCTGGCCTTGCAGGCGGGACCGCGGTCTATGTGGACGCCACGGCCCCGGTGCCCTACTGCCTGCACTTTTTCGAGATCACGGTTCGCGGCCAGAACACCAAGGGCGACAGTCTCAATCTTTACGGCGAAGTCGTGGCCGTCCGGGAGGACTTCACGGGTGAAGCAGCCGACCGGTTCGCAGTTGTGCCTGCCGACTGCCTTCTCGACCTGCCAGCCCACCCTAAACCCCCTGTGACCGTCACGCCCGTGGATCCCGGCGCGGCGATGGATTTCATCAAGAGCACCTATCAGAGCGAGCGCCGCCAGCTCTGTCAGGAGGAGCGCCTCCATTTTGTCCAGGTCTGCCGGGACTACCTGCAAAAGTCCTTCGATGCCCGCATCCGTGCCGCCCAGGATCGAGTGATGACTCTACGCCAGCGGGAGCAGTTGGGATCAACGGAGGTCGCCATCGCCCGGCAACGCGCCGAGAACGACCTGGCCGACTTGAAGCGCACCCGCCAGGAGCGCATGGCCGGTCTGGAACGGCTGGCCATTGCTCGCACCGGCCCCGTGCGCCACATCGCAACCGCCCTGGTGGTTCCCGCGACCGAGACGGGGGCACCGGCAGATTTCACGGACGAACTGGAGCCGGAGCTGAACCGCAAAAGTGAGCTGGCTGCTGAGGACGTGGTGGTCGCCTTCGAGCAATCACGCGGCTGGGAATGCGAGCGGGTCGGGCACCTGAAGATCGGCTTTGACATCCGCAGCCACGGTCCCGCCGATCCGCAGACCGGCTACCGTGATCCGGTCAAGGGCATCCGCAGGATCGAGGTCAAGGGACGCCGGAAGGGCGCGACGATCCGCCTCACGGTCAACGAGTGGTATCGGGCGTTGCAGCTCGGCGATAGCTACTGGCTCTACGTGGTCTGGAACCCGCTGAACAATCCCGACCCGACCCCGCTCTGCATCCAGAACCCGGCGAAACATCTCGACCACGCGAAAAAGGAGGTCGTGGCGGCGCGGTATTTCGACATCCCCGCCGACGCCATCGAGCAAGCGGCAAAGAAATGCAACTGA
- a CDS encoding helix-turn-helix transcriptional regulator: MAAKGHLLLHQAVVAPADEWNHPPAPWVVLRLEQGLAYWISPAAPLELAQGDALVVSNRTPGVLRASQINEVTVVYYTVNPDLLGGLLTLAERHLIQARQNQAAGLPLHLPARHSLAVELGRICDTAASVTPLVQRCRLLHLFAAALQPHLGPLPALAANGQAEKRFHELMASLSEPELLRYTPRELAARCGCSPRHFARLFHAHFGCSVREKLTELRLRKARELLLLSQSTVAGVAVATGFRHLGLFNAVFKKHFGETPRRWREQHRQQEGAV, from the coding sequence ATGGCGGCAAAAGGGCATTTGTTGCTCCATCAGGCGGTGGTCGCTCCGGCCGACGAGTGGAATCATCCCCCGGCGCCCTGGGTGGTGCTGCGTTTGGAGCAAGGGCTGGCCTACTGGATCTCCCCCGCAGCTCCACTGGAACTGGCGCAGGGGGATGCCCTGGTGGTGAGCAACCGCACACCCGGGGTGCTCCGGGCCAGCCAAATCAATGAAGTGACCGTGGTCTATTACACGGTCAACCCCGATTTATTGGGCGGCTTGCTGACCCTCGCCGAGCGCCATCTGATTCAAGCCCGCCAAAACCAGGCGGCGGGGCTGCCGCTGCATCTGCCGGCCCGCCACAGCCTGGCGGTGGAATTGGGGCGCATCTGCGATACCGCCGCCAGCGTCACCCCGCTGGTTCAGCGTTGCCGCCTGCTGCACCTCTTTGCCGCCGCCTTGCAGCCGCATCTGGGCCCCCTGCCCGCCCTTGCCGCCAATGGCCAGGCGGAAAAACGCTTCCATGAGCTTATGGCCAGCCTCTCCGAACCGGAGCTGCTGCGTTACACCCCACGCGAGCTGGCCGCGCGTTGTGGCTGCAGCCCCCGCCATTTTGCCCGCCTCTTTCATGCGCATTTTGGCTGCTCGGTGCGGGAGAAACTGACCGAGCTGCGCCTCCGCAAAGCCCGGGAATTGCTGCTCCTCAGCCAGTCCACGGTGGCGGGAGTGGCGGTGGCCACGGGCTTCCGGCATCTGGGCCTTTTCAACGCCGTCTTCAAAAAGCACTTTGGCGAAACGCCCCGCCGCTGGCGCGAACAACACCGCCAGCAGGAGGGCGCTGTGTAA
- a CDS encoding thymidylate synthase yields MKQYLDLLRLVLEKGKFRPDRTGVGTYAVFGAQARFDLREGFPLLTTKKLHIKSIIYELLWFLRGDTNVRWLQERGVTIWDEWAAPDGSLGRIYGAQWCDWRRPDGTSVNQIDQVIEEIRTRPHSRRLIVSAWNPGELDQMALPPCHALFQFFVMDGELSCQMYQRSADLFLGVPFNIASYSLLTLMVAQVTGLKPGEFIHTFGDLHLYANHLEQAKLQLTREPRPLPRMRLNPAVKNIHDFKYEDFTLEGYDPHPPIKAPIAV; encoded by the coding sequence ATGAAACAATACCTGGATTTGCTCCGACTGGTCCTGGAAAAGGGCAAATTCCGCCCCGACCGCACAGGTGTGGGCACCTACGCCGTGTTCGGCGCGCAGGCCCGCTTTGATTTGCGCGAGGGTTTTCCCCTGCTGACCACCAAAAAGCTCCACATCAAATCCATCATCTACGAGCTGCTGTGGTTTCTGCGGGGCGACACCAATGTGCGCTGGCTGCAGGAGCGGGGCGTGACGATCTGGGATGAATGGGCCGCGCCCGATGGCAGCCTGGGGCGTATTTACGGCGCCCAGTGGTGCGACTGGCGCCGCCCCGACGGCACCTCGGTGAATCAAATTGACCAGGTCATTGAAGAAATCCGCACCCGCCCCCACAGCCGCCGCCTCATCGTCTCGGCCTGGAATCCCGGCGAGCTGGACCAGATGGCCCTGCCGCCCTGCCACGCCCTGTTTCAATTCTTTGTGATGGACGGCGAACTAAGCTGCCAGATGTACCAGCGCAGCGCCGATCTCTTTCTGGGGGTGCCCTTTAACATCGCCTCCTACTCCCTCCTGACGCTCATGGTGGCGCAGGTCACCGGCCTGAAGCCGGGCGAGTTCATCCACACCTTCGGCGATCTGCACCTTTACGCCAATCACCTGGAGCAGGCCAAACTGCAGCTCACCCGCGAGCCCCGGCCCCTGCCGCGCATGCGCCTGAATCCCGCAGTCAAAAACATCCACGACTTCAAATACGAGGATTTCACCCTGGAGGGCTACGATCCGCATCCGCCCATCAAGGCGCCGATTGCCGTCTAA
- the amrS gene encoding AmmeMemoRadiSam system radical SAM enzyme — protein sequence MTAPFHQAEPALPDEQEQTLGGRLDRLTAPGRLYLKEGDVVRCLACGHRCRIPAGRRGICKVRFNRGGELRVPFGYVAGVACDPIEKKPFFHVLPGADALTFGMLGCDLHCSYCQNWLTSQALRDPAAGAPVQEVTPAQLVHAARREGAQVVVSSYNEPLITAEWAAAVFAAARQAGLLCAFVSNGNATPEVLDFLQPHLAAYKVDLKGFNDRAYRSLGCPLKSVLTTLEQLCQRGLWLEVVTLLVPGFNDSPQELRELTRFLAGLSRDIPWHVTAFHPDYKMTDRRRTAAADLLRAAEIGAEAGLRYVYAGNLPGRTGEWENTRCPHCKATVIARCGFTVLANRLTAEGACPECQTRLPGLWRANGGAAAPQPGGWRVPRPIHLSGS from the coding sequence ATGACCGCTCCCTTTCACCAGGCCGAACCGGCCTTGCCGGACGAGCAGGAGCAAACCCTGGGCGGGCGGCTGGACCGCCTGACGGCCCCCGGCCGCCTGTATCTGAAGGAGGGGGACGTGGTGCGCTGCCTCGCCTGCGGCCATCGCTGCCGCATCCCCGCCGGACGCCGCGGCATTTGCAAGGTGCGCTTCAACCGGGGGGGCGAGCTGCGGGTGCCCTTTGGTTATGTGGCCGGCGTGGCGTGTGATCCCATTGAAAAAAAACCGTTCTTCCACGTCCTGCCCGGGGCTGATGCCCTCACCTTCGGCATGTTGGGCTGTGATCTCCACTGCAGCTACTGCCAAAACTGGCTCACCAGCCAGGCCCTGCGCGATCCGGCCGCCGGCGCGCCGGTGCAGGAGGTGACGCCCGCGCAGCTCGTCCACGCCGCCCGCCGCGAAGGCGCCCAGGTGGTGGTGTCCAGTTACAACGAGCCGCTCATCACCGCCGAATGGGCCGCCGCGGTGTTTGCCGCCGCCCGCCAGGCCGGCCTGCTCTGCGCCTTTGTCTCCAACGGCAACGCCACGCCGGAGGTGCTGGATTTCCTGCAACCCCATCTGGCGGCCTATAAGGTGGACCTCAAAGGCTTCAATGACCGCGCCTATCGCTCGCTGGGCTGCCCCTTGAAAAGTGTCCTCACGACACTTGAACAGTTGTGCCAGCGCGGCCTGTGGCTCGAGGTGGTCACGCTCCTGGTGCCGGGCTTCAATGATTCACCGCAGGAACTGCGCGAGCTGACGCGCTTCCTGGCCGGCCTCAGCCGCGACATCCCCTGGCATGTCACCGCCTTCCACCCCGATTACAAGATGACGGACCGACGCCGCACCGCCGCGGCGGATTTGCTCCGCGCCGCGGAAATCGGCGCCGAGGCCGGCCTGCGCTACGTGTACGCCGGCAACCTGCCCGGCCGCACCGGCGAATGGGAAAACACCCGCTGCCCGCATTGCAAGGCCACCGTCATCGCCCGCTGCGGCTTCACCGTCCTCGCCAACCGCCTCACCGCCGAGGGCGCCTGTCCCGAATGCCAGACCCGCCTCCCCGGCCTGTGGCGCGCCAACGGCGGGGCCGCCGCCCCTCAGCCCGGGGGCTGGCGCGTGCCACGCCCCATCCACCTGTCCGGCTCATGA
- the amrB gene encoding AmmeMemoRadiSam system protein B has protein sequence MKNHPAFDPHAVREPAVAGMFYPAQPRALAQEVQQHVDAGLGDPTPPPKAIIAPHAGYLYSGPIAGSAFKPWRPLRGQVQRVILIGPSHHCYFQGLALSPHGQWDTPAGRFIVDAEAIEQLARLPGVHFSADAHREEHALEVELAFVHATLGPVKIVPILTGEVDDDTVAEALATVWGGPETRLVVSSDLSHYYDYRTAQKLDRATAEAIEDLAPGQIHPTQACGRLAIQGLLQVADDQHLHPLTLDLRNSGDTAGRKDRVVGYGAFAFCPPPPPDAPRP, from the coding sequence ATGAAAAATCACCCCGCTTTCGACCCCCACGCCGTGCGCGAGCCCGCGGTGGCCGGCATGTTTTATCCCGCCCAACCCCGGGCCTTGGCCCAGGAGGTGCAACAACATGTGGACGCCGGCCTCGGCGACCCGACCCCGCCCCCCAAAGCCATCATCGCGCCCCATGCCGGCTACCTCTACTCCGGCCCCATCGCCGGCTCCGCCTTCAAACCCTGGCGCCCCCTGCGTGGCCAGGTCCAGCGCGTCATCCTCATCGGCCCTTCCCATCACTGTTACTTCCAGGGCCTCGCCCTCAGCCCCCACGGCCAATGGGACACCCCGGCCGGCCGTTTCATCGTGGACGCCGAAGCCATCGAGCAACTGGCCCGCCTGCCCGGCGTCCATTTCTCCGCCGACGCCCATCGCGAGGAACACGCCCTGGAAGTTGAACTGGCCTTTGTCCACGCCACCCTCGGCCCCGTGAAAATCGTGCCCATCCTCACCGGGGAAGTGGACGATGACACCGTGGCCGAAGCGCTGGCCACCGTCTGGGGCGGGCCTGAAACCCGCCTTGTCGTCAGCAGCGACCTCAGCCACTACTACGATTACCGCACCGCCCAAAAACTCGACCGCGCCACCGCCGAGGCCATCGAAGACCTGGCCCCCGGCCAGATTCATCCCACCCAGGCCTGCGGCCGCCTGGCCATTCAAGGGCTGCTCCAGGTGGCGGACGACCAACACCTCCACCCCCTCACCCTCGACCTGCGCAACTCCGGCGACACCGCCGGCCGCAAAGACCGCGTGGTCGGCTACGGCGCCTTTGCCTTCTGCCCCCCGCCTCCCCCTGATGCACCCCGCCCCTGA
- a CDS encoding DUF1156 domain-containing protein, which yields MTDDKRLIEDYLPIEAISEEASREKSVRKGHISTLHLWWARRPLVA from the coding sequence ATGACCGACGACAAACGACTAATTGAGGACTACCTGCCCATCGAGGCCATCAGCGAGGAAGCCTCGCGGGAAAAATCTGTCCGCAAGGGGCACATCTCCACGCTCCACCTCTGGTGGGCGCGGCGACCCCTGGTTGCGT